The Cloeon dipterum chromosome 3, ieCloDipt1.1, whole genome shotgun sequence genome includes a region encoding these proteins:
- the LOC135938702 gene encoding uncharacterized protein LOC135938702 — protein sequence MPQRVDRQLASRQLAGAAHQQPAQPQQPLFQQPLQLPQPPASIRNPWVAGADSDEHSSRSSSVTPPRPLIRQTRRNSVSSAASSKTASRNFAAPGCCSPGVQLVCHYCLRAALLCSLLSGCALTLAGAVLRHQEHEDLGVLLYIGVLGALVSFVLLVVQWRSRRPPRLRPRALPFQIPAEAVPLQELRQHQHHVSAMPLAGHQLGINPYYLQHSLTIPQHSSRSERTMEVTSSRMLGRIHRPASVVVPPGRPENPMHQMTRLQPNPLPGPSSNFV from the exons ATGCCCCAGAGGGTGGACCGGCAGCTCGCCAGCCGGCAATTAGCTGGAGCGGCCCACCAGCAGCCTGCCCAACCGCAGCAGCCCCTTTTTCAGCAGCCGTTGCAGCTCCCGCAGCCGCCCGCAAGCATcag GAATCCTTGGGTCGCCGGTGCAGACTCGGACGAGCATTCTTCACGTTCATCTTCTGTGACGCCGCCGCGTCCTCTGATTCGCCAGACGCGACGAAATTCCGTCAGCAGCGCAGCCTCCTCGAAGACCGCCTCTCGAAACTTCGCGGCGCCTG GTTGCTGTTCACCAGGGGTGCAGCTGGTGTGCCACTACTGTCTGCGCGCGGCGCTGCTCTGCAGCCTGCTGAGCGGGTGCGCCCTGACGCTGGCTGGCGCCGTGCTCAGGCACCAGGAGCACGAGGATCTGGGCGTGCTGCTGTACATCGGGGTGCTCGGCGCCCTCGTCTCGTTTGTGCTTCTGGTGGTGCAGTGGCGCTCTCGACGGCCCCCGCGCCTACGGCCCCGCGCCCTGCCTTTTCAGATCCCCGCCGAGGCCGTGCCTCTGCAGGAGCTGCGACAGCACCAGCACCACGTTTCCGCCATGCCGCTCGCCGGCCACCAGCTCGGCATCAACCCCTATTACCTACAGCACAGTCTCACCATCCCCCAACATAGCTCCAG GTCTGAGCGCACAATGGAAGTAACATCGTCTCGAATGCTCGGTCGAATACATAGGCCAGCGTCAGTCGTTGTGCCGCCAGGCAGGCCGGAGAATCCCATGCACCAAATGACACGGCTGCAACCGAACCCTTTGCCTGGCCCATCCTCAAATTTTGTGTAG
- the l(2)k05819 gene encoding transmembrane protein 94 isoform X2, with protein sequence MASPLRDAMYTVVDIDVEEGHGLKTVDALRILHDEINSVLEDHERKIRDRCPWKEGGWLRDALHFSSPNANLCWTSAIALIVCGLVLIFAAIFHEDSSFNCALLQGIFIILLVAANISVVSWDSWLRHMEIPQRVRTLLDQIQNCILANDWKNENFPQLCCPYSPCITLQWTIRDGKVINLPWALLVKGDLVEMRPGQQAPGICTPADGDPDSPDLQAREVYSPKQKNSPTNEEDELMAPKIRRPLQSKRYVLQETPYLTNLTFALNNALNRPFSYHNKLKHLLMNTVSEKFFIPVFLILAYLMGVLRYFYLGQWVGTGHWTEMFLIQPVAICLPLLPLIFPLSWTILNCLGFAQIQSLFQKSKSNEVAFNAEWKTDVSTHSPCGVAADPFEESEDEFRPYVSWREWWPIFMGCLRGQSCVPCRSANLLHVLGSVTALCCVDKKGILSWPNPTAEKVFFLRSSSKASCSSSDESLKKEESDKASTVEIGQEEKLNSSLEENVEKEQESNEVKRENGNINIEALDPEEFENARLTPQTVAEVLDLTHDHSSPFRLHFDDPGWRKHINSLKPLGLSILLNTCNMSTQEHYTQFCSHVTCEAMHSEHLVPVTNRRHPKYTGEMNLLPGTNKCLCELAKQIGFQEQAQEAFSLEQQLSTFRHVQPEAVRRDIRFARSLSLAKLKFPFPHMVAVVVKEKHSGNLQLLSQGTADIILDSCEEFWDGRDLCTLSQSDRRKVQDFYQRTSLTAYCTAFAYRPLTRAPDTHLSQTYLELPSESKSLYATNAHNTDTSLDCASSAKSVESIPKQLSRADDCFQLQCNQVFVGMVTMQYQAQTDMVQLIEQLERACIRFVHFSKENELRSRVFSEKMGLESGWNCHISLLSERSGSESGNSGSWHSSPSAVNLQSSSGPTPRDSSHTSLPRYAPTPPRKRHESTIEETETESLIRERPLGEETKAMSLSAPSAINLDFYQVKFDAEDLNKPTDGVAQRRDTIMSDKKGSKDSMFVQSVDLTSQPDPCRSLSVLTDSTEQSAPVNFDMSNRAKLPRGIENIRPHLQHIDNVPLLVSLFTDCTPTAAREMLSIMQEHGEVVCAMGSSANADNMNIFMQADASMAVEPLYPQVCQRVPVFKHYSSKMSGIAPIELSRLLNSVSCSVGFLREEPISVFHLIMECRHFMQCLTNCLQFWLSSSVAVSIIQLVAIISLLPPLFTVGQVLWVQCIVIPILALSLIGKPTDTQIMQRATGKNQFSISSETCFFVAWFYGSKFIPAGILILILYASSLSKLCPLLNGVEYCSLVYPVMPQNGTANALWQGWGANLHSLTVLQHALCLLWVINLVVISISFVHRESPIWRANPFKNRLWGLAVLLVALLQFAFSAATMGPRLANDSKDIPPGLEHVPWPIYLLAAISPFAVFLINELVKLQEIKASVRQQKKARLEFGTKLGMNSPF encoded by the exons ATGGCGAGTCCCTTGAGGGACGCCATGTACACGGTCGTGGACATTGACGTGGAAGAGGGCCACGGGCTGAAGACTGTGGACGCCCTCCGAATCCTGCACGACGAAATCAATTCCGTCTTGGAGGATCACGAGAGGAAGATCCGTGACAG GTGCCCTTGGAAAGAGGGTGGGTGGTTGAGAGATGCTCTACACTTTTCGAGCCCAAACGCCAATCTTTGCTGGACTTCGGCTATAGCGCTAATCGTTTGTGGCCTTGTCCTAATATTTGCAGCGATTTTTCATGAGGATTCAAG CTTCAACTGTGCATTATTGCAAGGAATTTTCATCATACTCCTGGTGGCAGCAAATATTTCAGTGGTGTCATGGGACTCCTGGCTCAGGCACATGGAAATTCCTCAGCGGGTCCGGACACTGCTAGACCAAATTCAAA ACTGCATCCTGGCGAATGACTGGAAAAATGAGAACTTCCCACAGTTGTGCTGTCCGTACTCGCCATGCATCACTCTGCAGTGGACAATCAGGGATGGAAAAGTTATAAACCTGCCATGGGCTCTGCTGGTGAAAGGAGACCTCGTGGAGATGAGACCTGGGCAACAGGCGCCAGGGATTTGCACGCCAGCTGAT GGTGACCCTGACTCGCCCGACTTGCAAGCAAGAGAGGTCTACTCGCCCAAGCAGAAAAACTCTCCTACCAATGAGGAGGATGAGCTGATGGCTCCCAAAATCCGGAGGCCTCTGCAAAGCAAGCGCTACGTCCTGCAAGAGACGCCGTACCTGACCAACCTCACGTTCGCCTTGAACAATGCCCTAAACCGGCCCTTCTCCTACCATAACAAACTTAAGCACCTGTTGATGAACACTGtttctgaaaaattctttATCCCAGTATTTTTG ATTCTTGCCTACCTAATGGGTGTGTTGCGCTACTTTTACCTGGGGCAGTGGGTGGGCACCGGCCACTGGACAGAAATGTTTCTCATCCAGCCTGTTGCCATCTGTCTGCCGCTTCTGCCTTTGATATTTCCTCTCTCGTGGACCATTCTGAACTGCCTTGGATTCGCCCAAATCCAGTCGCTCTTCCAAAAGTCAAAATCAAACGAG GTAGCTTTTAATGCAGAATGGAAAACTGATGTGTCAACTCATAGCCCTTGCGGG GTTGCTGCTGACCCCTTTGAGGAGTCTGAGGACGAGTTTCGACCGTATGTCAGCTGGCGAGAGTGGTGGCCAATTTTTATGGGGTGTTTGCGAGGCCAAAGCTGTGTTCCTTGCCGATCGGCAAACTTGCTCCACGTGTTAGGTTCTGTGACg GCACTTTGTTGCGTGGACAAAAAGGGGATTCTCTCTTGGCCAAATCCAACTGCTGAAAAAGTGTTTTTCCTCCGCAGCTCTTCAAAAGCCAGCTGCTCATCTAG cgATGAGAGCttgaaaaaagaagaaagtgACAAGGCTTCCACTGTTGAAATTGGTCAGGAGGAGAAATTGAACAGCAGTCTGGAAGAGAATGTGGAAAAGGAACAAGAATCAAATGAAGTAAAGCGAGAAAATGGTAACATTAACATTGAGGCTTTGGACCCTGAAG AATTTGAAAACGCTCGTCTCACACCGCAAACTGTTGCCGAAGTTTTGGACTTGACCCATGACCACTCTAGTCCATTCCGCCTTCACTTTGACGACCCTGGCTGGCGGAAGCACATCAactccctaaagccgctgggaCTGTCCATTTTACTTAACACGTGTAACATGTCGACGCAGGAGCATTACACGCAGTTCTGCTCGCACGTCACCTGCGAGGCAATGCACTCTGAACATTTGGTGCCGGTCACCAACCGCAG GCACCCAAAATACACAGGAGAGATGAACCTTCTGCCAGGCACCAATaa GTGTCTTTGTGAATTGGCTAAACAAATCGGGTTCCAAGAACAAGCTCAGGAGGCATTTTCCTTGGAGCAGCAGCTATCCACCTTCAGGCATGTG CAACCAGAGGCCGTTCGACGAGACATTCGATTTGCAAGATCTTTGTCTCTGGCGAAACTCAAGTTTCCGTTTCCGCACATGGTGGCCGTTGTTGTCAAAGAAAAGCACAGCGGCAATCTCCAGTTGCTGTCCCAGGGAACAGCCGACATCATTCTAGACTCGTGTGAGGAATTCTGGGATGGACGAGACTTGTGCACCCTTTCTCAGAGCGACAG GCGGAAAGTGCAAGATTTTTATCAGAGGACAAGTTTGACTGCGTACTGCACAGCATTTGCGTACCGACCACTCACAAGGGCTCCGGATACCCACCTGTCCCAAACCTACCTTGAATTGCCTTCGGAGAGCAAGTCTCTTTACGCCACCAACGCCCACAACACTGACACTTCCCTGGATTGTGCTTCAAGTGCCAAGTCGGTGGAATCTATTCCAAAACAG CTGTCCAGAGCCGATGACTGTTTCCAGCTTCAGTGCAATCAGGTTTTCGTCGGAATGGTAACCATGCAGTATCAAGCGCAGACAGACATG GTGCAGTTAATTGAACAACTAGAACGGGCGTGCATACGATTCGTGCACTTCAGCAAGGAGAATGAGCTGCGGTCTAGAGTGTTTTCCGAGAAAATGGGATTAGAGAGTGGCTGGAATTGCCACATTTCTTTATTAAGTGAGCGGTCTGG TTCCGAGTCTGGGAATTCTGGTAGTTGGCATAGCTCGCCAAGTGCAGTTAATCTGCAGTCTTCTAGCGGCCCCACCCCTAGAGACTCGTCTCATACTAGCCTACCTCGTTACGCTCCCACCCCACCTCGAAAGAGACATGAATCCACCATCGAAGAAACTGAAACCGAAAGTCTGATTCGCGAAAG ACCATTGGGCGAGGAAACAAAAGCAATGAGTCTATCGGCACCAAGTGCCATCAACTTAGACTTTTACCAAGTGAAATTCGACGCCGAGGACCTGAACAAACCCACAGATGGCGTTGCTCAGCGCAGGGACACGATTATGAGCGACAAGAAGGGCAGCAAGGACAGCATGTTCGTTCAGAGCGTGGACCTGACCTCTCAGCCTGACCCTTgtcgctcgctctctgtgCTCACTGACTCCACAGAGCAAAGTGCCCCTGTCAACTTTGACATGTCCAATAGA GCGAAACTGCCAAGGGGAATCGAAAACATTCGGCCCCATTTGCAGCACATTGACAACGTGCCTTTGCTTGTGTCCCTTTTTACCGACTGCACGCCAACGGCCGCCAGGGAGATGCTGTCCATCATGCAGGAGCACGGCGAAGTCGTCTGCGCCATGGGCAGCTCAGCCAACGCTGACAATATGAACATTTTCATGCAGGCTGACGCCAG CATGGCTGTTGAGCCCCTGTATCCGCAAGTTTGCCAAAGAGTTCCAGTGTTCAAACATTATTCAAGTAAGATGAGTGGAATTGCGCCTATCGAGCTGAGCAGGTTACTCAACTCTGTCTCGTGCTCTGTGGGTTTTCTCAGGGAAGAACCAATTTCAGTATTTCACCTCATCATGGAG TGCCGGCACTTCATGCAATGCTTGACAAACTGTCTTCAGTTTTGGTTGAGCTCAAGTGTTGCAGTCAGCATAATTCAGTTGGTTGCGATTATTAGCCTCCTTCCTCCTCTTTTTACCGTTG GTCAAGTTTTGTGGGTTCAGTGCATTGTGATCCCAATTTTAGCCCTCTCGCTAATTGGCAAGCCAACTGACACGCAAATAATGCAGAGAGCCActggcaaaaatcaattttctatcAGTTCTGAG ACCTGTTTTTTCGTCGCCTGGTTTTACGGGAGCAAATTCATTCCGGCCGGTATCCTGATTTTAATTCTCTACGCTAGCTCCCTCTCAAAATTGTGCCCGCTTCTGAACGGAGTCGAATATTGCTCACTGGTCTACCCGGTAATGCCCCAAAACGGGACCGCGAACGCACTGTGGCAGGGCTGGGGAGCAAACCTGCATTCCCTCACCGTCTTGCAGCACGCCTTGTGTCTCCTCTGGGTCATCAACCTTGTCGTTATTTCCATCAGCTTTGTCCACCGAGAGAGTCCAATTTGGAGAGCAAACCCGTTCAAAAACCGCCTATGGGGGCTGGCAGTACTCCTTGT TGCTCTtcttcaatttgcattttcggcTGCTACCATGGGACCAAGATTAGCAAACGACAGCAAAGATATCCCACCAGGTTTGGAGCATGTCCCGTGGCCGATATACCTCTTGGCTGCTATCTCGCCATTTGCTGTTTTCCTCATAAATGAGCTTGTTAAACTGCAggaaatcaa AGCGAGTGTGAGACAACAGAAGAAGGCCCGTCTTGAATTTGGTACAAAGTTGGGCATGAATTCGCCATTTTAA
- the l(2)k05819 gene encoding transmembrane protein 94 isoform X1 gives MASPLRDAMYTVVDIDVEEGHGLKTVDALRILHDEINSVLEDHERKIRDRCPWKEGGWLRDALHFSSPNANLCWTSAIALIVCGLVLIFAAIFHEDSSFNCALLQGIFIILLVAANISVVSWDSWLRHMEIPQRVRTLLDQIQNCILANDWKNENFPQLCCPYSPCITLQWTIRDGKVINLPWALLVKGDLVEMRPGQQAPGICTPADGDPDSPDLQAREVYSPKQKNSPTNEEDELMAPKIRRPLQSKRYVLQETPYLTNLTFALNNALNRPFSYHNKLKHLLMNTVSEKFFIPVFLILAYLMGVLRYFYLGQWVGTGHWTEMFLIQPVAICLPLLPLIFPLSWTILNCLGFAQIQSLFQKSKSNEVAFNAEWKTDVSTHSPCGVAADPFEESEDEFRPYVSWREWWPIFMGCLRGQSCVPCRSANLLHVLGSVTALCCVDKKGILSWPNPTAEKVFFLRSSSKASCSSSDESLKKEESDKASTVEIGQEEKLNSSLEENVEKEQESNEVKRENGNINIEALDPEEFENARLTPQTVAEVLDLTHDHSSPFRLHFDDPGWRKHINSLKPLGLSILLNTCNMSTQEHYTQFCSHVTCEAMHSEHLVPVTNRRHPKYTGEMNLLPGTNKCLCELAKQIGFQEQAQEAFSLEQQLSTFRHVQPEAVRRDIRFARSLSLAKLKFPFPHMVAVVVKEKHSGNLQLLSQGTADIILDSCEEFWDGRDLCTLSQSDRTLRRKVQDFYQRTSLTAYCTAFAYRPLTRAPDTHLSQTYLELPSESKSLYATNAHNTDTSLDCASSAKSVESIPKQLSRADDCFQLQCNQVFVGMVTMQYQAQTDMVQLIEQLERACIRFVHFSKENELRSRVFSEKMGLESGWNCHISLLSERSGSESGNSGSWHSSPSAVNLQSSSGPTPRDSSHTSLPRYAPTPPRKRHESTIEETETESLIRERPLGEETKAMSLSAPSAINLDFYQVKFDAEDLNKPTDGVAQRRDTIMSDKKGSKDSMFVQSVDLTSQPDPCRSLSVLTDSTEQSAPVNFDMSNRAKLPRGIENIRPHLQHIDNVPLLVSLFTDCTPTAAREMLSIMQEHGEVVCAMGSSANADNMNIFMQADASMAVEPLYPQVCQRVPVFKHYSSKMSGIAPIELSRLLNSVSCSVGFLREEPISVFHLIMECRHFMQCLTNCLQFWLSSSVAVSIIQLVAIISLLPPLFTVGQVLWVQCIVIPILALSLIGKPTDTQIMQRATGKNQFSISSETCFFVAWFYGSKFIPAGILILILYASSLSKLCPLLNGVEYCSLVYPVMPQNGTANALWQGWGANLHSLTVLQHALCLLWVINLVVISISFVHRESPIWRANPFKNRLWGLAVLLVALLQFAFSAATMGPRLANDSKDIPPGLEHVPWPIYLLAAISPFAVFLINELVKLQEIKASVRQQKKARLEFGTKLGMNSPF, from the exons ATGGCGAGTCCCTTGAGGGACGCCATGTACACGGTCGTGGACATTGACGTGGAAGAGGGCCACGGGCTGAAGACTGTGGACGCCCTCCGAATCCTGCACGACGAAATCAATTCCGTCTTGGAGGATCACGAGAGGAAGATCCGTGACAG GTGCCCTTGGAAAGAGGGTGGGTGGTTGAGAGATGCTCTACACTTTTCGAGCCCAAACGCCAATCTTTGCTGGACTTCGGCTATAGCGCTAATCGTTTGTGGCCTTGTCCTAATATTTGCAGCGATTTTTCATGAGGATTCAAG CTTCAACTGTGCATTATTGCAAGGAATTTTCATCATACTCCTGGTGGCAGCAAATATTTCAGTGGTGTCATGGGACTCCTGGCTCAGGCACATGGAAATTCCTCAGCGGGTCCGGACACTGCTAGACCAAATTCAAA ACTGCATCCTGGCGAATGACTGGAAAAATGAGAACTTCCCACAGTTGTGCTGTCCGTACTCGCCATGCATCACTCTGCAGTGGACAATCAGGGATGGAAAAGTTATAAACCTGCCATGGGCTCTGCTGGTGAAAGGAGACCTCGTGGAGATGAGACCTGGGCAACAGGCGCCAGGGATTTGCACGCCAGCTGAT GGTGACCCTGACTCGCCCGACTTGCAAGCAAGAGAGGTCTACTCGCCCAAGCAGAAAAACTCTCCTACCAATGAGGAGGATGAGCTGATGGCTCCCAAAATCCGGAGGCCTCTGCAAAGCAAGCGCTACGTCCTGCAAGAGACGCCGTACCTGACCAACCTCACGTTCGCCTTGAACAATGCCCTAAACCGGCCCTTCTCCTACCATAACAAACTTAAGCACCTGTTGATGAACACTGtttctgaaaaattctttATCCCAGTATTTTTG ATTCTTGCCTACCTAATGGGTGTGTTGCGCTACTTTTACCTGGGGCAGTGGGTGGGCACCGGCCACTGGACAGAAATGTTTCTCATCCAGCCTGTTGCCATCTGTCTGCCGCTTCTGCCTTTGATATTTCCTCTCTCGTGGACCATTCTGAACTGCCTTGGATTCGCCCAAATCCAGTCGCTCTTCCAAAAGTCAAAATCAAACGAG GTAGCTTTTAATGCAGAATGGAAAACTGATGTGTCAACTCATAGCCCTTGCGGG GTTGCTGCTGACCCCTTTGAGGAGTCTGAGGACGAGTTTCGACCGTATGTCAGCTGGCGAGAGTGGTGGCCAATTTTTATGGGGTGTTTGCGAGGCCAAAGCTGTGTTCCTTGCCGATCGGCAAACTTGCTCCACGTGTTAGGTTCTGTGACg GCACTTTGTTGCGTGGACAAAAAGGGGATTCTCTCTTGGCCAAATCCAACTGCTGAAAAAGTGTTTTTCCTCCGCAGCTCTTCAAAAGCCAGCTGCTCATCTAG cgATGAGAGCttgaaaaaagaagaaagtgACAAGGCTTCCACTGTTGAAATTGGTCAGGAGGAGAAATTGAACAGCAGTCTGGAAGAGAATGTGGAAAAGGAACAAGAATCAAATGAAGTAAAGCGAGAAAATGGTAACATTAACATTGAGGCTTTGGACCCTGAAG AATTTGAAAACGCTCGTCTCACACCGCAAACTGTTGCCGAAGTTTTGGACTTGACCCATGACCACTCTAGTCCATTCCGCCTTCACTTTGACGACCCTGGCTGGCGGAAGCACATCAactccctaaagccgctgggaCTGTCCATTTTACTTAACACGTGTAACATGTCGACGCAGGAGCATTACACGCAGTTCTGCTCGCACGTCACCTGCGAGGCAATGCACTCTGAACATTTGGTGCCGGTCACCAACCGCAG GCACCCAAAATACACAGGAGAGATGAACCTTCTGCCAGGCACCAATaa GTGTCTTTGTGAATTGGCTAAACAAATCGGGTTCCAAGAACAAGCTCAGGAGGCATTTTCCTTGGAGCAGCAGCTATCCACCTTCAGGCATGTG CAACCAGAGGCCGTTCGACGAGACATTCGATTTGCAAGATCTTTGTCTCTGGCGAAACTCAAGTTTCCGTTTCCGCACATGGTGGCCGTTGTTGTCAAAGAAAAGCACAGCGGCAATCTCCAGTTGCTGTCCCAGGGAACAGCCGACATCATTCTAGACTCGTGTGAGGAATTCTGGGATGGACGAGACTTGTGCACCCTTTCTCAGAGCGACAG GACTCTACG GCGGAAAGTGCAAGATTTTTATCAGAGGACAAGTTTGACTGCGTACTGCACAGCATTTGCGTACCGACCACTCACAAGGGCTCCGGATACCCACCTGTCCCAAACCTACCTTGAATTGCCTTCGGAGAGCAAGTCTCTTTACGCCACCAACGCCCACAACACTGACACTTCCCTGGATTGTGCTTCAAGTGCCAAGTCGGTGGAATCTATTCCAAAACAG CTGTCCAGAGCCGATGACTGTTTCCAGCTTCAGTGCAATCAGGTTTTCGTCGGAATGGTAACCATGCAGTATCAAGCGCAGACAGACATG GTGCAGTTAATTGAACAACTAGAACGGGCGTGCATACGATTCGTGCACTTCAGCAAGGAGAATGAGCTGCGGTCTAGAGTGTTTTCCGAGAAAATGGGATTAGAGAGTGGCTGGAATTGCCACATTTCTTTATTAAGTGAGCGGTCTGG TTCCGAGTCTGGGAATTCTGGTAGTTGGCATAGCTCGCCAAGTGCAGTTAATCTGCAGTCTTCTAGCGGCCCCACCCCTAGAGACTCGTCTCATACTAGCCTACCTCGTTACGCTCCCACCCCACCTCGAAAGAGACATGAATCCACCATCGAAGAAACTGAAACCGAAAGTCTGATTCGCGAAAG ACCATTGGGCGAGGAAACAAAAGCAATGAGTCTATCGGCACCAAGTGCCATCAACTTAGACTTTTACCAAGTGAAATTCGACGCCGAGGACCTGAACAAACCCACAGATGGCGTTGCTCAGCGCAGGGACACGATTATGAGCGACAAGAAGGGCAGCAAGGACAGCATGTTCGTTCAGAGCGTGGACCTGACCTCTCAGCCTGACCCTTgtcgctcgctctctgtgCTCACTGACTCCACAGAGCAAAGTGCCCCTGTCAACTTTGACATGTCCAATAGA GCGAAACTGCCAAGGGGAATCGAAAACATTCGGCCCCATTTGCAGCACATTGACAACGTGCCTTTGCTTGTGTCCCTTTTTACCGACTGCACGCCAACGGCCGCCAGGGAGATGCTGTCCATCATGCAGGAGCACGGCGAAGTCGTCTGCGCCATGGGCAGCTCAGCCAACGCTGACAATATGAACATTTTCATGCAGGCTGACGCCAG CATGGCTGTTGAGCCCCTGTATCCGCAAGTTTGCCAAAGAGTTCCAGTGTTCAAACATTATTCAAGTAAGATGAGTGGAATTGCGCCTATCGAGCTGAGCAGGTTACTCAACTCTGTCTCGTGCTCTGTGGGTTTTCTCAGGGAAGAACCAATTTCAGTATTTCACCTCATCATGGAG TGCCGGCACTTCATGCAATGCTTGACAAACTGTCTTCAGTTTTGGTTGAGCTCAAGTGTTGCAGTCAGCATAATTCAGTTGGTTGCGATTATTAGCCTCCTTCCTCCTCTTTTTACCGTTG GTCAAGTTTTGTGGGTTCAGTGCATTGTGATCCCAATTTTAGCCCTCTCGCTAATTGGCAAGCCAACTGACACGCAAATAATGCAGAGAGCCActggcaaaaatcaattttctatcAGTTCTGAG ACCTGTTTTTTCGTCGCCTGGTTTTACGGGAGCAAATTCATTCCGGCCGGTATCCTGATTTTAATTCTCTACGCTAGCTCCCTCTCAAAATTGTGCCCGCTTCTGAACGGAGTCGAATATTGCTCACTGGTCTACCCGGTAATGCCCCAAAACGGGACCGCGAACGCACTGTGGCAGGGCTGGGGAGCAAACCTGCATTCCCTCACCGTCTTGCAGCACGCCTTGTGTCTCCTCTGGGTCATCAACCTTGTCGTTATTTCCATCAGCTTTGTCCACCGAGAGAGTCCAATTTGGAGAGCAAACCCGTTCAAAAACCGCCTATGGGGGCTGGCAGTACTCCTTGT TGCTCTtcttcaatttgcattttcggcTGCTACCATGGGACCAAGATTAGCAAACGACAGCAAAGATATCCCACCAGGTTTGGAGCATGTCCCGTGGCCGATATACCTCTTGGCTGCTATCTCGCCATTTGCTGTTTTCCTCATAAATGAGCTTGTTAAACTGCAggaaatcaa AGCGAGTGTGAGACAACAGAAGAAGGCCCGTCTTGAATTTGGTACAAAGTTGGGCATGAATTCGCCATTTTAA
- the LOC135938701 gene encoding WD repeat-containing protein 13-like, with translation MTPSSWQQQAFAMDARVNALRAAKHPNFRTQYLRRRSQLLRENTATHDDENIQLERQAYLRTRAQLLHMKYGIMCDQSSTRSMSARSSRISESPERRGSMCDWPMSESKTRRGDVVPTADAEASRAIVGGTTIEENYAFVGVHHIFDQHSAPVNTVKFANNDRSHMCCCSEDGTLSICNVTANPPCVIAILQGHKKAVTGCDWSSSNDFIASSSLDGSIRLWNVATDQIPTCLRTVNSAETGTENLCCLFHPGNGNLVVSGNSKGIVQIVNISTGIYPKSGSSKMGGRVQAIEFESSGQMLWAGNDKGLIFSFFVSAANGRISKCRRLSLGDHCSVTCISWRAWCSREARDPTLLVNATNNDVYLFGVTDREGKLLLKRRFPIKHKELPVHSTFCPIMSFRQGVCVVSGSEDCCVYFFDIGNERSPCFNKLQGHSSPVLGISFNYDESLLASSDQEGLVILWKRVSKNNSSAASPAD, from the exons ATGACGCCAAGTTCATGGCAGCAGCAGGCATTTGCCATGGATGCGCGGGTGAATGCCCTGAGAGCTGcaaaacacccaaattttc GTACTCAATATTTGCGAAGGAGAAGTCAACTGCTGCGAGAAAATACTGCTACACACGATGat GAAAACATTCAGCTAGAGAGACAGGCTTATTTAAGGACCAGAGCTCAGCTTCTCCACATGAAGTACGGAATCATGTGTGATCAATCCAGTACAAGAAGTATGAGCGCCAGGAGTAGTAGG aTAAGCGAATCTCCTGAGAGAAGGGGTTCAATGTGTGACTGGCCAATGTCTGAAAGTAAAACACGCAGGGGTGATGTAGTTCCAACTGCAGATGCGGAGGCTTCAAGAGCCATCGTAGGCGGCACcacaattgaggaaaattatGCTTTTGTAGGGGTGCATCACATTTTTGACCAG CATTCAGCGCCGGTTAACACGGTGAAGTTTGCCAACAACGACCGCTCCCATATGTGCTGTTGCTCCGAGGATGGCACGCTTTCCATTTGCAACGTGACTGCGAATCCTCCGTGCGTGATCGCCATTCTACAGGGCCACAAAAAGGCAGTCACAGGGTGCGACTGGAGCAGTTCAAACGATTTCATCGCCAGCAGTTCTCTCGATGGCAGCATTCGGCTTTGGAACGTTGCCACTGACCAGATTCCAACTTGTCTCAGAACTGTGAACAGTGCAGAGACCGGAACTGAGAACCTTTGCTGCCTCTTCCACCCAGGAAATGGCAATCTCGTTGTT AGTGGGAACTCTAAAGGAATAGTGCAAATTGTCAACATATCTACTGGGATATATCCAAAAAGCGGCTCGAGCAAGATGGGAGGTAGAGTTCAGGCAATAGAATTTGAATCGTCAGGCCAAATGCTCTGGGCTGGGAATGAtaag GGTCTGATTTTCTCGTTTTTCGTGAGTGCCGCCAACGGACGTATTTCCAAATGTAGGAGACTGAGTCTGGGCGACCACTGCTCCGTCACTTGCATCTCTTGGAGGGCCTGGTGCAGTAGAGAGGCCAGAGATCCAACTCTTCTGGTGAATGCCACCAATAATGATGTTTATCTTTTTGG TGTGACTGACAGAGAGGGAAAACTTCTTCTAAAAAGGCGATTTCCGATCAAGCACAAGGAGCTGCCTGTTCACTCCACGTTCTGCCCAATCATGTCGTTCCGCCAAGGCGTTTGTGTTG TGAGTGGTAGTGAGGATTGCTGCGTCTATTTTTTCGACATTGGCAACGAACGCAGTCCCTGTTTCAATAAGCTGCAAGGGCACTCAAGCCCTGTTCTTGGCATAAGCTTCAATTACGATGAGTCTCTTTTAGCTTCAAGCGATCAAGAAGGTTTGGTCATTCTCTGGAAGAGAGTGAGCAAAAACAACTCTAGCGCAGCAAGCCCTGCTGATTGA